A stretch of the Candidatus Jettenia sp. AMX2 genome encodes the following:
- a CDS encoding ABC transporter ATP-binding protein has product MSCVIHVNNVTFCYQNGRQALSDLSFSVHQGEKVGVIGPSGAGKTTLFWHLNGLFKPSSGYVEVFGHPLTEIKNINEVRRRVALTFQQVNDQIFCSSVWEEIAFGPRNLGWKKQQVVDTVEKWLAYFGLEDVRLRPPQHLSGGEKRRVILAAAMAMGPDLLILDEPANDLDHYHRRRLITYLKELQIALMIATHDLYLIKESTGRCILMDNGKIIADRPTLELIHDEDLLKQHGMEAIER; this is encoded by the coding sequence ATGTCCTGTGTTATCCATGTAAACAATGTAACATTCTGTTATCAGAACGGAAGGCAGGCATTATCTGACTTGTCCTTTTCTGTACATCAGGGTGAAAAAGTGGGAGTTATAGGACCGAGCGGTGCTGGGAAAACTACCCTTTTCTGGCATCTCAACGGCTTGTTCAAGCCCTCTTCAGGGTATGTAGAGGTCTTTGGACATCCGCTTACAGAAATAAAAAATATCAATGAGGTAAGGCGTCGCGTGGCGCTGACTTTTCAGCAGGTAAATGATCAGATATTCTGTTCTTCCGTATGGGAAGAGATTGCGTTTGGCCCGAGAAATCTGGGCTGGAAGAAACAACAGGTCGTGGATACCGTGGAAAAATGGCTTGCATATTTTGGACTGGAGGATGTGCGTTTGCGACCACCCCAGCATTTATCCGGTGGAGAAAAGCGGAGGGTCATTCTGGCTGCTGCGATGGCGATGGGACCGGATCTGCTGATCCTGGATGAGCCGGCAAACGATTTGGATCACTACCACAGGCGCCGCCTGATAACCTATCTGAAGGAACTGCAAATCGCACTGATGATAGCAACACATGATTTATATTTAATAAAGGAGTCTACAGGACGCTGTATTCTTATGGATAACGGGAAAATTATTGCAGACAGACCTACTCTTGAATTAATCCATGATGAAGATTTGCTAAAACAGCATGGAATGGAGGCGATAGAAAGGTAA
- a CDS encoding energy-coupling factor transporter transmembrane component T, whose product MSPPSTRISTVLVLMILFGIGLLDSLSVLLICLITIVSFAVLVVKNTFLTLSRCKGILIFFLLTGISLLWTHEGRQIAPVVMVKMLSMWLWIVVWITWVGFDKILSSFERLGIPSILIHIIAFTARFLPILSERLKTMLAAQASRGAGKGIYPLQLYNIAGAIGCLLIASFEQAENVERAMQSRGFSGVFPVLADDDSAFPYGSIIILGIFAGIVWAGVFLGCPVLSM is encoded by the coding sequence ATGTCACCGCCCTCAACAAGAATTAGTACGGTACTCGTATTAATGATTTTATTCGGGATTGGACTGCTCGACAGTTTATCCGTGCTGCTGATCTGCCTGATTACTATTGTTAGCTTTGCTGTCCTTGTAGTAAAAAATACCTTTTTGACGCTATCGCGTTGTAAAGGGATATTGATTTTTTTCCTTCTGACGGGCATAAGCCTCCTCTGGACACATGAAGGACGACAGATTGCTCCGGTGGTGATGGTGAAAATGCTGTCGATGTGGTTGTGGATTGTAGTCTGGATTACATGGGTTGGGTTTGATAAAATCCTGTCGTCCTTTGAAAGACTTGGAATACCTTCAATCCTGATTCATATTATAGCCTTTACTGCACGGTTTTTGCCTATATTGTCCGAACGGTTGAAAACAATGCTTGCAGCACAGGCCTCCCGTGGGGCAGGAAAAGGCATATATCCTCTGCAGTTATATAATATTGCAGGCGCAATTGGTTGCTTGCTTATTGCCAGTTTTGAACAGGCCGAAAATGTGGAGCGGGCAATGCAATCCAGGGGATTTAGCGGTGTATTCCCTGTACTGGCCGATGATGACAGCGCGTTCCCTTACGGGAGTATAATCATTCTGGGTATTTTTGCAGGTATTGTTTGGGCCGGAGTATTTTTGGGATGTCCTGTGTTATCCATGTAA
- the cbiM gene encoding cobalt transporter CbiM encodes MHISDGVLSPYIIGIGWAVAIPTLGVSVRHLRPEQVGVYGVVAAAFFAGSAIHIPIGPFSMHLVLAGIAGLLLGWGALTVVTVGLLLQALLIGFGGLTVLGVNIFIMAVPGAVMGVMGRHWMKITSPKKRPWIGALIGGGTILVSVILLFAALVTTHQGFASLARLVFLGHIPVVFVEGIISFLLVHFLQKVRPSLLGVSS; translated from the coding sequence ATGCATATCAGTGACGGAGTACTTTCACCATACATTATCGGTATAGGATGGGCAGTAGCCATACCGACATTAGGAGTATCGGTTCGCCATCTGCGGCCGGAACAGGTAGGGGTATACGGGGTGGTAGCCGCTGCATTTTTTGCCGGTTCAGCGATCCACATACCAATTGGTCCTTTCAGCATGCATCTTGTGCTTGCTGGTATAGCCGGACTTCTGCTTGGATGGGGTGCATTGACTGTTGTTACGGTCGGGCTTTTATTACAGGCTCTCTTAATAGGTTTTGGAGGGCTTACGGTATTGGGTGTCAATATTTTCATCATGGCAGTGCCAGGGGCGGTAATGGGCGTGATGGGCCGTCACTGGATGAAGATAACTTCTCCAAAGAAACGTCCATGGATCGGTGCGCTTATAGGAGGGGGAACAATTCTTGTTTCTGTAATACTGCTCTTCGCTGCACTCGTTACGACACATCAGGGGTTTGCCTCCCTTGCAAGACTGGTTTTTCTTGGTCATATTCCGGTTGTTTTCGTGGAGGGCATCATCAGCTTTTTGCTTGTGCATTTTTTACAAAAAGTCAGACCTTCATTACTGGGGGTTTCTTCATGA
- the nikR gene encoding nickel-responsive transcriptional regulator NikR — MSNLVRFGVSLEKGLLKRFDEHIKEKKYTNRSEAIRDLIRDDLVKKEWQEGKEVTGSITLVYNHHKRELTNFLIDIQHDYHTIILSTQHIHLDHDNCLEIIVLKGKPKDIEALYGKLKSAKGVKHGGFAMTTTGKEVL, encoded by the coding sequence ATGTCAAATTTGGTCAGATTTGGGGTCTCGCTGGAGAAAGGATTACTCAAGAGGTTTGATGAACACATAAAAGAGAAAAAATATACGAACCGTTCCGAGGCCATACGTGACCTGATTAGAGATGATTTGGTTAAAAAAGAGTGGCAGGAGGGTAAAGAGGTTACCGGTTCAATCACCCTTGTTTATAATCATCATAAAAGAGAATTAACAAATTTCCTGATTGATATCCAGCACGATTATCATACGATTATCCTCTCTACCCAGCATATTCATCTGGATCATGATAATTGCCTTGAAATAATTGTATTAAAAGGTAAGCCGAAAGATATAGAAGCATTATATGGAAAATTAAAATCTGCAAAAGGTGTGAAGCATGGTGGTTTTGCCATGACTACAACGGGAAAGGAGGTTCTGTGA
- a CDS encoding MBL fold metallo-hydrolase, with product MKQTAETDYIKFLGTAGARIVVSRQLRASGGMWFSLDGFNVLVDPGPGCLVRCVSSRPKMDPMNLDAIILTHRHLDHAADVNVMIEAITEGGFKKRGILYTPEDALTDDPVVFRYVRDYLSGIKIMKEGGRYKLSDTVSFETPVRHQHPNETYGLKFFTPRYTISLIVDTRYFPELLKYYKGEVLIVNVVRYNSGKDTKKWLYHLTIRDVKEIVTTLQPKVTILNHFGMTMVKAQPHRVAEQLSKETGFRIIAAGDGMNFNLMEKLNGEVS from the coding sequence ATGAAACAGACAGCAGAAACCGACTACATAAAATTTCTCGGAACGGCAGGCGCCAGGATCGTAGTCTCAAGACAGTTGCGCGCCTCAGGCGGGATGTGGTTCTCACTCGATGGATTTAATGTACTAGTGGACCCGGGCCCTGGTTGTCTGGTACGGTGTGTTTCCAGCAGGCCAAAGATGGACCCCATGAACCTGGATGCCATCATCCTAACCCACAGGCATCTTGATCATGCGGCAGATGTAAACGTCATGATTGAGGCAATCACCGAAGGAGGGTTCAAAAAACGGGGCATACTTTATACACCGGAAGATGCATTAACAGATGACCCTGTTGTATTCAGATATGTAAGGGATTATCTTTCGGGAATAAAGATTATGAAAGAAGGGGGAAGGTACAAGCTCTCGGATACGGTTTCTTTTGAAACCCCTGTAAGGCATCAGCATCCGAATGAAACATATGGTCTCAAATTTTTTACCCCGCGGTATACGATTTCCTTAATTGTCGATACCCGTTATTTCCCGGAATTACTAAAATACTATAAGGGAGAGGTCCTGATCGTAAATGTGGTCCGTTACAATTCAGGTAAAGATACAAAAAAATGGCTTTACCATTTAACGATAAGAGATGTGAAGGAGATAGTTACAACCTTACAACCTAAGGTAACCATATTAAACCATTTTGGCATGACCATGGTTAAAGCACAGCCACATCGAGTTGCAGAACAGCTATCGAAAGAAACTGGTTTTAGGATCATTGCAGCAGGGGATGGCATGAATTTCAACTTAATGGAAAAATTGAACGGGGAAGTGTCTTGA
- a CDS encoding twin-arginine translocase TatA/TatE family subunit yields MFSLPGGWEWVIIGSIVFLFFGKRLPDVMRSVGKSFASFRQGFKGVEEEIKEVKEIKNGIDTITKLKIQQ; encoded by the coding sequence ATGTTTTCTTTGCCGGGCGGTTGGGAATGGGTTATCATCGGTAGTATTGTTTTTCTCTTTTTTGGGAAAAGATTACCGGATGTAATGAGGTCCGTAGGAAAGAGTTTTGCAAGCTTCCGGCAGGGCTTCAAAGGTGTAGAGGAAGAGATTAAAGAGGTGAAAGAAATAAAGAACGGTATAGACACAATCACAAAATTAAAGATACAGCAATAA
- a CDS encoding polyprenyl synthetase family protein: METLGIFDSIKVYLDEVETRFYKELKPEGNSLAEIISHISKYKGKRLRPALVLLSGKCVGEILPQHIDLAVVVEMVHTATLVHDDIIDEATMRRHVESVNSKWGREISILFGDYLFSRGFTILSALDSQVATLLLSQTVNIMSEGEIIQLQRRYDIGLNEKDYFDIIERKTASLCAASCRLGATFAGANRKVADLLFNYGLKTGIAFQIVDDCLDVMGTEEEIGKSLNTDIQKGKLTLPLIRLVNQLPKNKLERTRELIFQHDVNETKDAIMDLLTEHDAVEYAFNTARNFVKQAQDEIAPLPDSKYKTTLLELADYIVERRK; the protein is encoded by the coding sequence GTGGAGACTCTGGGTATATTCGACTCAATCAAGGTATATCTGGACGAGGTTGAGACCCGATTCTATAAAGAACTAAAACCTGAAGGGAATTCTTTGGCAGAAATTATTTCCCACATCAGTAAATATAAAGGGAAAAGGCTGCGCCCTGCTTTGGTATTGTTATCGGGGAAATGTGTTGGTGAAATATTGCCTCAGCACATAGACCTTGCTGTTGTGGTAGAGATGGTACATACCGCAACCCTTGTTCATGATGATATTATTGATGAAGCTACGATGCGGAGGCATGTTGAAAGTGTTAATTCAAAATGGGGAAGGGAAATATCCATCCTGTTCGGGGATTATCTCTTTTCAAGAGGATTCACGATACTTTCAGCCCTTGATTCCCAGGTCGCGACTCTCCTGCTTTCTCAGACTGTTAATATTATGAGCGAAGGGGAGATTATTCAGCTTCAGCGGCGTTACGATATCGGTTTGAATGAGAAAGACTACTTCGATATTATCGAAAGAAAAACGGCATCTCTCTGTGCTGCAAGCTGCCGTTTGGGAGCAACTTTTGCCGGTGCCAACCGCAAGGTTGCTGATCTGCTGTTCAATTACGGCCTGAAAACTGGAATCGCTTTTCAAATTGTAGATGACTGCCTGGATGTCATGGGTACCGAGGAAGAGATTGGAAAATCATTAAATACTGACATACAGAAGGGAAAACTTACCCTACCCCTTATCAGGCTTGTGAATCAACTTCCGAAAAACAAACTTGAAAGAACGCGTGAACTGATATTTCAGCATGATGTTAACGAGACGAAGGATGCCATCATGGATTTGTTAACAGAACATGATGCGGTAGAATACGCTTTTAATACGGCACGGAATTTTGTGAAACAGGCACAGGATGAGATTGCCCCCCTGCCTGATTCAAAATACAAAACTACCTTGCTGGAATTAGCAGATTATATTGTTGAAAGACGAAAATAA
- a CDS encoding glycosyltransferase family 9 protein has protein sequence MKNQLESPENILVVRLGAMGDVVHVIPAVRNLRTAFSSAHITWLVEDKLKDLVEGIPDIDELIIFPRKQCQDFLKYPGKYGKIISEMHRFFKRLRSRKYDIALDFHGNFKSGLLTFLSGAGTRVGFSRGHCREFNFIFSNLRVTPQGKKIHRIDKYLNLLRGIGINTEYQRPVFSIPDTDRLHIETFIHQSNLREKPLAIIHPGTSLFGKFKRWQPKNYAILADRLIQDFGYSVVFTWGGSEYGIAEEIASLMQYKAIIACKTESAMQLIALLHHASIFIGSDTGPTHIASSIGIPTIAIFGPKDPVVYAPYGKNTIIVRKEISCSPCEKRTCDHVTCINSIAPEDVFREISRIKEKEV, from the coding sequence ATGAAAAATCAATTAGAAAGTCCTGAAAATATCCTTGTTGTTCGTTTGGGTGCAATGGGCGATGTTGTCCATGTTATCCCTGCGGTGAGAAATCTGAGAACAGCCTTCTCTTCAGCGCATATTACCTGGCTTGTAGAAGATAAGCTGAAAGATCTGGTTGAAGGTATTCCGGATATAGACGAACTTATTATCTTTCCCCGGAAACAATGTCAGGATTTTCTGAAATATCCCGGGAAGTACGGAAAGATAATTTCAGAGATGCATCGGTTTTTTAAGAGATTAAGGAGCAGGAAATATGATATTGCGTTGGATTTTCACGGCAATTTCAAAAGCGGATTATTAACATTTTTAAGTGGTGCAGGGACAAGGGTTGGTTTTTCCAGGGGACATTGCAGGGAATTTAATTTTATTTTCAGTAACTTACGGGTTACCCCGCAGGGGAAAAAAATACACAGAATTGATAAATATCTTAATCTTTTGCGTGGCATTGGGATAAATACAGAGTATCAAAGACCTGTATTCTCAATTCCGGATACAGACCGCCTTCACATTGAAACCTTTATTCATCAGAGTAATCTCAGGGAAAAACCCCTTGCAATAATCCATCCGGGTACGAGCTTATTCGGGAAATTTAAGCGCTGGCAGCCAAAAAACTATGCCATCCTTGCAGACCGGTTAATACAAGATTTCGGCTATTCAGTGGTTTTTACCTGGGGAGGTTCCGAATACGGGATTGCAGAAGAGATTGCATCACTCATGCAATATAAGGCTATCATTGCCTGCAAGACAGAATCGGCAATGCAACTCATTGCTTTACTCCACCATGCAAGTATTTTTATCGGCAGCGATACCGGTCCCACCCATATTGCCTCAAGTATTGGAATCCCCACCATTGCGATTTTCGGTCCAAAAGACCCCGTTGTTTATGCCCCTTACGGGAAAAACACAATAATTGTAAGAAAGGAGATTTCCTGCAGCCCTTGTGAAAAACGGACGTGTGACCATGTTACGTGCATTAACTCTATAGCTCCGGAAGATGTTTTTCGTGAAATCTCTCGCATAAAGGAAAAAGAAGTTTGA
- a CDS encoding lipopolysaccharide kinase InaA family protein has product MIPHQPKILSPFSVVKKGNVTLLVKEQYKESVQHMVFDAESLFKQYKDKVDIKSGRGDYLSVPVKENSAERLIMKNYKHGGLFGRFLGSVFCNGNRPLRDMCLHEIASQKGVSTAEVVAVTKKKVWGAFYRANIISKEISGAVDIARFLKESSFEDTQRLKKSIILASAKLIRCMHDAGIYHADLHLKNILIQEDPASNIHIQAHIVDLDKSIIVSSIMTIHQRIRNLSRLDRSVEKFNWLLSRASMNKKAGLISGIDRVRFFKYYMTYGNTLGKDWKKYVRKYQSNYSLRKLWWRVLGLSGKKV; this is encoded by the coding sequence ATGATACCTCATCAACCAAAGATATTATCACCTTTTTCAGTAGTAAAAAAAGGGAATGTTACCTTATTGGTAAAAGAACAATACAAAGAATCGGTACAGCATATGGTTTTTGATGCCGAGTCACTCTTCAAACAATACAAAGATAAGGTTGATATAAAATCCGGGAGAGGCGATTATTTGTCAGTTCCTGTAAAAGAAAACAGCGCAGAAAGACTTATTATGAAAAATTACAAGCACGGAGGTCTGTTTGGCAGGTTTTTGGGCAGTGTTTTTTGTAATGGAAACAGACCCCTGCGTGATATGTGCCTCCATGAAATTGCATCTCAAAAAGGAGTGTCAACTGCCGAAGTCGTCGCTGTAACCAAAAAAAAAGTGTGGGGGGCGTTTTACCGGGCAAATATTATATCAAAGGAGATATCCGGAGCGGTTGATATAGCCCGGTTTCTCAAAGAATCATCCTTTGAAGATACACAAAGATTGAAAAAATCTATAATCCTGGCCTCGGCAAAATTAATACGTTGTATGCATGATGCCGGCATATATCATGCAGATTTACATTTAAAAAATATACTTATACAAGAAGATCCGGCAAGCAACATTCACATTCAGGCTCATATTGTGGACTTGGATAAATCAATTATTGTTAGTAGTATTATGACAATCCATCAAAGGATCCGGAATTTATCACGTCTTGACCGCTCTGTTGAAAAATTCAATTGGCTCCTGAGTCGTGCGTCCATGAACAAAAAAGCAGGTTTGATCTCCGGAATAGACAGGGTCAGGTTTTTTAAGTATTATATGACATATGGTAATACCCTTGGCAAGGATTGGAAGAAGTATGTCCGTAAATACCAATCGAATTATTCCCTTCGTAAATTGTGGTGGCGGGTGTTGGGTCTTTCAGGAAAGAAGGTTTAA
- the plsY gene encoding glycerol-3-phosphate 1-O-acyltransferase PlsY: MSIQDIMGPVISYFIGSIPFGFLVTRMVKGIDIRQYGSGNPGATNVGRVLGKPYGVLVFILDMQKGFLPVFLFERLFSGYGHNLPLLLCGLGVICGHTFPLFLGFKGGKAVATGCGVFLWLAPLPLLISAGVWLLTVSLSRYISLGSMLSAISLVVCLIILGKDPFGEGLYLTLFSLCIAILLFLRHKSNIKRIINGTENKIGIKVKTDNA; this comes from the coding sequence GTGTCAATACAAGATATTATGGGTCCTGTTATTTCGTATTTTATTGGCAGTATTCCGTTTGGATTTTTAGTAACCAGGATGGTAAAAGGTATTGATATCCGGCAATACGGCAGCGGTAATCCGGGTGCAACCAATGTTGGAAGGGTTTTGGGCAAACCATATGGTGTTTTGGTTTTCATTCTGGATATGCAAAAGGGTTTCTTGCCTGTTTTTCTTTTCGAACGGCTATTTTCTGGTTACGGACATAATTTGCCTTTACTCTTGTGCGGTCTGGGGGTAATATGCGGACATACATTCCCTCTCTTTCTTGGCTTTAAGGGGGGAAAGGCCGTTGCAACCGGTTGCGGGGTATTTTTATGGTTAGCCCCCCTGCCGCTTCTTATCTCTGCAGGGGTATGGTTACTAACGGTCTCCCTTTCCCGTTATATATCGCTGGGGTCTATGCTCAGCGCAATAAGCCTGGTTGTGTGTTTAATCATACTGGGCAAAGATCCCTTCGGGGAAGGACTTTATCTGACACTGTTTTCACTATGCATCGCTATCCTTCTTTTCCTCAGGCACAAATCCAACATTAAGAGGATAATAAATGGCACTGAAAATAAAATCGGGATAAAAGTTAAAACAGATAATGCATAG
- the dsbD gene encoding protein-disulfide reductase DsbD has protein sequence MKASYFIKKLSGIVLFLLFLFPVITFGETTPFKLEVSGIKDRTAAGDVIPVTVTITISENHYLYKDQVKVASDDPEQFTVVSAERPPGKIKYDPFLEKEIAVYEEKVAVRAYLQISKDLSPGPHGLKLTVHYQGCSDKVCFAPKIEKVTLPVQIGPPGKEKPVLQSEKQDFPPRPERTGGGFQKIPEGRGLFVSMILVFLAGIGLSFTPCVYPMIPIIVAVIGGKVTGDRPGRPLTAFFLSLIYVLGISLVYATLGVIAASTGALFGFALQSPWVIGFIVAIFVALALSMFGVYTLQAPSFISERLGEKAGKGFIGVFIMGLISGIVASPCVGPVLASLLVYIATTGDKFLGFLKLFIFAWGLGIPLIALGTFSGTIKAMPKSGIWMVTIERIFGLLLIGVALYYLRFIIPENVFVLIVGIFLIVTAVFSGGFDSLTHESTQFQRARKAFGIIVFIFGAYFLAGHLLIKGYILPAIPTTPAVQVQEVQAPKEAIHWITDEEEGLKLARAENKVAMIDFWAEWCAACMELEKVTYRDPSVIRELQRFVMIKIDCTNVDDPRVRQLLSKYSVVGLPTMVFVNRDGTIAEDKTIIGFVSPKEFLAVLERFD, from the coding sequence ATGAAAGCAAGTTACTTTATAAAAAAATTGTCCGGCATTGTCCTCTTCCTGCTCTTCTTATTTCCGGTTATAACCTTCGGAGAAACAACCCCTTTCAAGCTTGAGGTATCCGGCATAAAAGACCGTACCGCTGCCGGCGATGTGATACCCGTAACGGTAACAATTACGATTTCTGAAAACCATTATCTTTATAAAGATCAGGTAAAAGTGGCGAGCGATGATCCCGAACAGTTTACAGTCGTATCGGCAGAACGCCCGCCAGGGAAGATTAAATATGACCCCTTTCTGGAAAAGGAAATCGCTGTCTACGAAGAGAAGGTAGCAGTGAGAGCGTATCTTCAGATATCAAAAGATCTTTCCCCCGGCCCTCACGGCCTGAAACTTACGGTACATTATCAGGGATGTTCGGATAAGGTCTGCTTTGCTCCCAAAATAGAAAAGGTAACCCTTCCTGTGCAGATAGGGCCACCCGGCAAGGAAAAGCCAGTATTGCAGTCAGAAAAACAAGATTTCCCTCCAAGGCCGGAAAGAACTGGTGGCGGTTTTCAGAAAATCCCTGAGGGCAGAGGCCTCTTTGTGTCGATGATCCTTGTCTTTCTGGCAGGTATAGGCCTGAGTTTTACCCCATGCGTATATCCAATGATACCTATCATTGTCGCGGTAATCGGGGGCAAGGTAACAGGAGATAGACCTGGCAGGCCACTTACCGCATTCTTTCTCTCGTTGATTTATGTGCTTGGTATCTCTCTTGTCTATGCAACCCTTGGTGTAATTGCCGCATCTACAGGGGCGTTGTTTGGCTTTGCCTTGCAAAGTCCATGGGTTATAGGGTTTATTGTTGCGATATTCGTAGCGCTTGCCCTGAGTATGTTTGGAGTGTATACCCTCCAGGCACCATCTTTTATTTCTGAACGGCTTGGAGAAAAAGCCGGCAAGGGTTTTATCGGGGTATTTATTATGGGATTAATCTCAGGGATTGTTGCTTCTCCCTGCGTCGGCCCTGTCCTTGCCAGCCTGCTGGTTTACATTGCTACTACCGGAGACAAGTTTTTGGGATTCCTGAAACTGTTTATCTTTGCATGGGGTTTGGGTATCCCACTCATTGCGTTAGGAACCTTTTCTGGCACGATAAAGGCCATGCCGAAATCCGGTATATGGATGGTAACTATAGAAAGAATTTTTGGTTTGCTCCTTATTGGAGTCGCCCTTTATTACCTGAGGTTTATTATTCCGGAAAATGTTTTTGTTTTGATCGTGGGGATATTCTTAATTGTTACAGCCGTATTTTCCGGTGGCTTTGACAGCCTGACCCATGAGAGCACTCAATTTCAGCGTGCCAGGAAGGCCTTTGGCATCATAGTATTTATCTTTGGCGCCTATTTTCTCGCAGGGCATCTCTTGATTAAAGGATATATTTTACCAGCCATACCAACAACCCCTGCTGTGCAGGTGCAGGAAGTACAAGCACCGAAAGAGGCGATTCACTGGATAACAGATGAAGAGGAAGGACTGAAACTGGCAAGGGCGGAAAACAAGGTGGCAATGATTGATTTCTGGGCTGAATGGTGTGCGGCTTGCATGGAGCTTGAAAAGGTTACCTATCGGGACCCATCGGTTATTCGTGAGTTGCAGAGATTTGTAATGATTAAAATTGATTGTACAAATGTTGACGACCCTCGGGTCAGGCAGCTTTTGAGTAAGTACAGTGTTGTCGGTTTGCCTACCATGGTATTTGTAAACAGGGATGGAACTATTGCTGAAGATAAGACTATTATCGGATTTGTTTCGCCTAAGGAATTTTTAGCTGTCCTGGAAAGGTTTGACTAG
- the hemC gene encoding hydroxymethylbilane synthase, translated as MTNERQIIVGSRGSKLALIQTNWVISELKRLNPEFEFRIEKITTKGDKITDAPLSRLGGVGLFTKELEIALIDKKIDIAVHSTKDVPTVIPEQLIIGAIPRREDPRDVLISSNDASLEQLPENARIGTSSLRRKAQLLAFRPDLRILDLRGNLDTRLGKLRTEDMEAIILAHAGLLRMNYTGQISQIIPFEIMLPAVGQGSLCIEIRKDDDQINNIVSGMNDMETRIAVEAERSLLTRLQGGCQVPIGAYAQIQGNEVHLEAVICSVDGKTVIHDKQKGPVNQAVKIGDNLGQVMLEKGGVSILNEIRQKFQNIIHHI; from the coding sequence TTGACAAATGAAAGACAGATTATCGTTGGTTCCAGAGGTAGTAAGCTCGCCTTAATTCAGACAAACTGGGTTATTTCTGAATTGAAACGGTTAAACCCGGAGTTTGAATTTCGCATTGAGAAAATAACCACAAAGGGTGATAAAATTACTGATGCACCCTTATCACGTTTAGGTGGAGTTGGTTTATTTACCAAGGAATTAGAAATAGCTTTAATCGATAAAAAGATTGATATTGCCGTTCATAGCACAAAAGACGTACCTACAGTAATACCGGAACAATTAATCATTGGTGCAATACCCAGGCGTGAAGATCCTCGTGATGTTCTTATTAGTAGTAATGATGCCAGTCTGGAGCAATTACCGGAAAATGCCAGGATTGGCACCAGCAGTCTTCGCAGAAAAGCGCAACTGCTTGCTTTCAGGCCGGACTTAAGAATACTGGATCTTCGTGGTAACCTTGATACACGACTCGGAAAACTCAGGACTGAGGATATGGAAGCCATCATCCTGGCCCACGCAGGACTCCTGAGGATGAATTATACGGGGCAGATCAGCCAAATCATTCCTTTTGAGATTATGCTGCCTGCTGTAGGGCAAGGCTCACTCTGTATTGAAATACGTAAAGATGATGATCAAATTAACAACATCGTTTCCGGTATGAATGATATGGAGACAAGGATTGCTGTTGAAGCAGAACGCTCTTTGTTGACGAGGCTTCAGGGAGGATGCCAGGTACCCATTGGGGCTTATGCACAAATACAGGGCAATGAAGTACATTTAGAGGCAGTTATCTGTTCAGTAGATGGCAAAACGGTTATACACGACAAACAGAAAGGCCCTGTTAATCAGGCGGTAAAGATAGGAGATAATCTTGGTCAGGTAATGCTGGAAAAAGGAGGGGTAAGCATCCTGAATGAAATTCGCCAGAAATTTCAAAACATTATTCATCATATTTAA
- a CDS encoding DUF309 domain-containing protein: MVECTIGQPRPFDPAIPRYYPQRHFPSYRHIPGVTPHPFYDPRGHSYGLQEEDTDMCLSLPEGWQKNKEYLYGVDLYNFAYWWEAGEVWEGLWKRKEGDCRLFLQGLIQISVSLLKYHTRKLQGLRRLSVSGRSKLRTVLKNADNPFEIYMGINLNEFLTCLDEFFSPFFSPVVSDQTYYQETVKPLIYLHV; this comes from the coding sequence ATGGTAGAATGTACCATTGGACAGCCACGGCCATTTGATCCAGCCATACCACGTTATTATCCCCAGCGTCATTTCCCTTCTTACCGGCATATACCGGGAGTTACCCCGCATCCATTCTATGATCCCCGCGGACATAGTTATGGCTTGCAGGAAGAGGATACGGATATGTGCCTGTCATTACCGGAAGGGTGGCAGAAAAACAAAGAATATCTTTATGGTGTTGACCTGTATAACTTTGCCTACTGGTGGGAAGCGGGGGAAGTATGGGAGGGGCTGTGGAAGAGAAAAGAAGGTGATTGCAGATTATTTTTACAAGGATTGATTCAGATATCAGTTTCGCTTCTTAAGTACCATACCCGAAAACTTCAGGGACTCAGGCGTCTTTCCGTATCAGGGCGTAGTAAATTACGCACCGTGTTAAAAAATGCAGATAATCCCTTTGAAATATATATGGGAATCAATCTCAATGAATTTCTTACCTGCCTTGACGAGTTTTTCTCTCCTTTTTTCTCGCCCGTAGTTTCAGACCAAACGTATTATCAGGAAACTGTTAAACCTCTTATTTATTTACATGTATAA